A stretch of the Candidatus Margulisiibacteriota bacterium genome encodes the following:
- a CDS encoding type III PLP-dependent enzyme, translating into MKKNKLEKLIRSQAKKHSTPLMLISKEALNRQYASFKKCLPFVEPFYAIKANPDPQIIRHFVSLGSSFDTASANEMMLVLSLGAKPNKIIFANTIKSEKDIRLARKHGVRLMTFDNEPELYKIARNCPKAKVLVRIKVENIGSMVELSLKFGADTDQAVFFLKKAKQLGLEPAGVAFHVGSQCVNVDNYVKALEITSQIFRESKQHGLKLNMLDIGGGFPINHFDREKIDFKKIAGVIKREIKRLFDRNIRVIAEPGRFFVGPSGTLVTSVVGRTFRNNKNYYYLDDGVYADFSGTVFDHCKYQFNAIKRGQKFLSTLAGPTCDSFDTISVSEELPELEVGNLVYVKNIGAYSSASAVPGFNGFPSAKTVLV; encoded by the coding sequence ATGAAAAAGAACAAACTGGAAAAGCTGATCAGGTCGCAGGCAAAAAAGCACTCAACCCCGCTGATGCTGATCAGCAAAGAGGCCCTTAACAGGCAGTACGCTTCCTTTAAGAAGTGCCTGCCGTTCGTTGAGCCCTTTTATGCCATAAAGGCCAATCCCGATCCTCAGATAATCAGGCACTTCGTTTCTCTGGGGAGCAGCTTTGACACGGCCTCCGCCAACGAAATGATGCTTGTACTCTCGCTTGGGGCAAAGCCTAACAAGATCATCTTTGCCAACACGATCAAGTCGGAAAAGGACATACGGCTGGCAAGAAAGCACGGGGTCAGACTGATGACCTTTGACAACGAGCCGGAACTCTACAAGATAGCGCGCAACTGCCCCAAAGCAAAGGTTCTTGTAAGGATAAAGGTCGAGAACATCGGCAGCATGGTGGAGCTTTCTCTCAAATTCGGCGCAGACACCGACCAGGCCGTGTTCTTTCTAAAGAAAGCAAAACAGCTCGGCCTTGAGCCTGCCGGAGTGGCTTTTCATGTGGGCTCGCAGTGCGTAAATGTGGACAATTATGTCAAGGCGCTCGAGATAACTTCACAGATCTTCCGCGAGTCAAAGCAGCACGGATTAAAGCTTAACATGCTGGATATCGGCGGGGGGTTCCCTATCAATCATTTTGACAGGGAAAAAATCGACTTCAAAAAGATAGCCGGGGTCATAAAAAGGGAGATAAAGCGCCTCTTTGACAGGAACATCAGGGTGATCGCCGAACCGGGCAGGTTTTTTGTAGGGCCGTCCGGCACTCTGGTCACCAGTGTTGTAGGCCGCACCTTCCGCAACAACAAGAACTATTATTATCTTGACGACGGGGTCTATGCTGATTTTTCGGGGACCGTGTTCGATCACTGCAAATATCAATTCAACGCCATCAAACGGGGGCAAAAATTCCTAAGCACACTGGCAGGACCCACCTGTGACTCATTTGACACGATCTCGGTAAGCGAAGAACTTCCCGAACTTGAGGTCGGCAATCTCGTGTATGTCAAGAATATCGGAGCCTACTCATCCGCTTCCGCGGTGCCGGGCTTTAACGGCTTTCCCAGCGCAAAGACCGTTCTGGTCTAA
- a CDS encoding saccharopine dehydrogenase C-terminal domain-containing protein, with translation MSKRIKFKGKVLVIGCGYVSRCTVPLILKHIDMPAEKITVMDFEPRRDYIEEALEQGVKFKLDRITPKNLKTKLAGYVGSGDMIIDLAWNIECTEILEWCHDHDVLYINTSVELWDPYAGAKDKLPTERTLYVRHMAIRKMVDGWRNKKGATAVIEHGANPGLVSHFVKVGLIDIAEKLIKTKKKGKRIPEIKSALRKKDYPALSRLLGIKVIHISERDTQISDRPKELNEFVNTWSIEGFREEGIAPAELGWGTHEKRLPKGAMFHQGGPGNQICISQMGIKTWVRSWVPCGEITGMIVRHGEAFTISDHLTVWEGKKPVYRPTVHYAYCPSEAAINSLHELEMRNFDLQKDQRIMTDEIISGRDELGVLMMGHDFKSWWVGSLLDIEESRELAPHQNATTLQVACSVIAAVMWMIRNPKKGVCVPDQLPHDQVLAVAKEYLGPFVSTAVDWTPLKTKVDFYKGYNSNITDEKDPWQFHNFLVQ, from the coding sequence ATGAGCAAAAGAATAAAATTCAAAGGGAAAGTACTCGTTATCGGCTGCGGATATGTGTCAAGGTGCACAGTGCCGCTTATCCTAAAGCACATCGACATGCCGGCAGAAAAGATCACCGTGATGGATTTTGAGCCCCGCAGGGACTACATAGAAGAAGCGCTGGAACAGGGCGTCAAGTTCAAACTCGACAGAATAACTCCCAAGAACCTTAAGACAAAACTCGCAGGCTATGTGGGTAGCGGCGACATGATAATAGACCTGGCCTGGAATATAGAATGCACTGAGATACTTGAGTGGTGCCACGACCATGATGTCCTGTACATAAACACCTCCGTAGAACTTTGGGATCCTTATGCGGGAGCAAAAGATAAACTTCCGACCGAGAGGACCCTTTATGTTAGGCATATGGCCATCAGGAAAATGGTGGACGGCTGGAGGAACAAAAAAGGAGCCACTGCCGTAATTGAACACGGCGCCAATCCCGGGCTTGTTTCCCACTTTGTTAAGGTGGGGCTCATTGATATTGCGGAAAAACTCATCAAAACAAAAAAGAAAGGCAAAAGGATCCCCGAGATAAAGTCGGCTCTTAGAAAAAAAGACTACCCTGCCCTCTCAAGACTTTTGGGGATAAAAGTGATCCATATCAGCGAAAGGGACACTCAGATCTCGGACAGGCCCAAGGAGCTTAACGAATTCGTCAACACCTGGAGCATCGAGGGATTCCGCGAAGAAGGGATAGCTCCCGCGGAACTAGGCTGGGGGACGCACGAAAAAAGGCTTCCCAAAGGCGCCATGTTCCACCAGGGAGGACCGGGCAACCAGATCTGCATTTCGCAGATGGGCATAAAGACCTGGGTCAGAAGCTGGGTACCCTGCGGCGAGATAACGGGAATGATCGTGCGCCACGGAGAGGCCTTTACCATTTCGGACCATCTGACAGTGTGGGAGGGCAAAAAGCCAGTTTACCGCCCGACCGTACATTATGCCTATTGTCCGTCGGAGGCTGCCATAAATTCCCTGCACGAACTCGAGATGAGGAATTTTGACCTGCAGAAGGACCAGAGGATTATGACGGACGAGATAATCAGCGGCAGGGACGAGCTCGGTGTTCTCATGATGGGACACGATTTCAAATCCTGGTGGGTCGGAAGCCTTTTGGACATAGAAGAATCAAGGGAACTTGCTCCTCATCAGAATGCCACTACCCTGCAGGTGGCCTGCTCGGTAATAGCGGCTGTGATGTGGATGATAAGGAACCCCAAAAAAGGAGTCTGTGTGCCGGACCAGCTGCCGCACGACCAGGTCCTTGCTGTTGCAAAAGAATATCTTGGGCCTTTCGTATCCACTGCTGTTGACTGGACGCCTTTAAAAACAAAGGTTGATTTTTACAAAGGCTACAACAGCAATATAACCGACGAAAAAGACCCGTGGCAGTTCCATAATTTTTTGGTGCAATGA
- a CDS encoding SUMF1/EgtB/PvdO family nonheme iron enzyme, with translation MIIIPQMRKIPAGRFMMGSALLGQAERMVEVRQFMIGTYPITNLEYRSYLLNLDMPVPDILQDPEFFGHPVVNILFSEAEQYCQYLGERLGKVIRLPSACEWEYAARGPRSLSYPWGNELDISKAVIRTSGTRDVHSYLYDVSPFGVRHMAGNVSEWTSGIRISTENPEEPYRVLKGGSWMDVNTFCLLSAYLNFDRPRSKSPKVGFRILQEL, from the coding sequence ATGATAATTATTCCGCAAATGAGAAAGATCCCGGCAGGAAGGTTCATGATGGGTAGTGCTTTGCTGGGACAAGCCGAGAGAATGGTCGAAGTTCGTCAGTTCATGATAGGCACTTACCCGATCACCAATTTAGAGTATCGCAGTTATTTGCTAAATTTGGACATGCCAGTACCTGACATATTGCAGGATCCTGAATTTTTTGGACATCCTGTGGTAAATATTCTGTTTTCTGAAGCAGAACAATATTGCCAATATCTGGGGGAAAGGCTTGGAAAGGTCATAAGGCTACCAAGTGCCTGTGAATGGGAATATGCCGCCAGAGGGCCGAGATCCCTTAGCTACCCCTGGGGCAATGAACTGGATATCTCAAAGGCTGTTATCAGAACTTCCGGAACCCGTGATGTCCACAGCTATCTATATGATGTAAGCCCGTTTGGGGTCCGTCATATGGCAGGAAATGTGTCCGAATGGACCTCCGGCATTCGAATTTCAACAGAAAATCCCGAAGAACCTTACAGGGTATTAAAAGGCGGTTCATGGATGGATGTGAACACTTTTTGTTTATTGAGCGCTTACCTGAATTTTGACCGGCCGCGCAGCAAGAGTCCAAAGGTGGGATTCCGTATATTGCAGGAACTTTAA
- a CDS encoding peptidylprolyl isomerase, with translation MCFGLYSNVMAKPKNIYAVIETSLGNITCQLYPDKAPLTVKNFVGLANGTGKWIDPKTNEAGNGPLYSGVIFHRIIPDFMVQTGDPLGNGTGGPGYKFEDEIDDSLDFSSPGILAMANSGPNSNGSQFFITVAPCQWLNGRHTIFGKVTKGYDVAVKISQTQTKNDRPLSPVTIKQINIRD, from the coding sequence ATGTGTTTTGGCTTATACTCAAATGTGATGGCAAAACCAAAGAATATCTACGCGGTCATCGAGACCAGTCTGGGGAATATAACCTGTCAGCTATATCCTGACAAGGCGCCCCTGACCGTAAAGAATTTTGTCGGACTTGCAAACGGCACAGGCAAGTGGATAGACCCAAAGACTAACGAAGCAGGCAACGGACCTCTCTACAGCGGAGTGATCTTTCACCGGATAATACCGGACTTTATGGTCCAGACCGGAGATCCGCTTGGCAACGGCACTGGAGGCCCAGGATACAAGTTCGAGGATGAGATCGATGATTCTCTTGATTTTTCTTCCCCCGGCATCCTTGCCATGGCAAACTCGGGACCAAACTCCAACGGTTCCCAGTTCTTTATAACCGTTGCTCCCTGCCAGTGGCTTAACGGAAGGCACACCATCTTCGGCAAGGTGACAAAAGGCTATGATGTTGCAGTAAAGATCTCGCAGACGCAGACAAAGAACGACAGGCCGCTTTCCCCCGTCACTATAAAGCAGATCAACATAAGAGACTGA